The proteins below come from a single Aegilops tauschii subsp. strangulata cultivar AL8/78 chromosome 6, Aet v6.0, whole genome shotgun sequence genomic window:
- the LOC109760085 gene encoding uncharacterized protein produces MSFSALLPPKLGNLSKLEYLDLSNIHFNKRIVLTDISWLTRLPLLVHLDMSWVNLSSIADWPLVMNKIPSLELLDLSACSLSSANQSLTHLDLTTLHFLDLSYNFFGHPIASGWFWNVTSIKYLDLTGTSMYGPFPDSLANMTSLQQLALSYMGNEATMTVDLKNLCDLEDLSLDGSLSSGNITEFLDKLPRCSSNRLQYLSLRSNNMVGILPNRMGHLTNLSLFDLSYNNITGAIPLGIRNLSSLESLLLSSNLLTGAIPLGVGNLPCLESLHISNNLLTGAIPLGVRNCIEVDLSNNKLSGPIQLGIETCTRLLYLDLSYNSITGPIPPILENCTKLYHLTLSNNLLTGDIPPGLGNYTSLQYLSLSSNHLTGPIQLETVSCTTLEVLNLSDNNITGVIPPWLGNCTSLRHLSLSKNHLTGHVPSKIGLLGNLTQLDLSNNNLDGVITEEHLVSLKNLEHLDLSHNSFSGHLPSEFGATGLVELTLSYNYFSGHIPESICMLWDLLVMDLSNNLLMGGLPRCSRKPNLAFVLLSHNKFSGKFPSSLKNYSSLAFMDLSVNNFYGTLPSWTGDLVYLRFLQLSHNLLCGDIPVTITNLKRLRQLSLAGNSISGVIPWSLSNLTAMTQKHPKKPGVDMFVWYTSRVGKFREVWPIVMKRQELKYGAGIFDVVSMDLSLNNLTGEIPDGITSLSGLLNLNFSFNQLRGKIPGRIGAMKSLESLDLSRNNLSGEIPTSLSDLTYLSSLDLSYNNLIGRIPPGRQLDTLFLENPSIYTGNIGLCGPPLERNCSGNNAPEHDNQQKIEKDSKPVLFFYFGLGSGFVAGLWVVFCTLLFKKMWRVAYFHLVDQLYDKAYAFVVVTWGRINRKATTTEV; encoded by the coding sequence ATGTCTTTCTCTGCTCTCTTGCCTCCTAAGCTTGGCAACCTGTCAAAGCTGGAATACCTTGACCTATCCAACATACATTTCAATAAACGGATTGTCTTAACAGACATCTCATGGTTAACCCGTCTACCTCTGTTGGTGCATCTTGATATGAGTTGGGTCAATCTCAGCTCAATTGCGGATTGGCCTCTTGTTATGAATAAGATTCCATCTTTGGAGTTGCTTGATCTTTCTGCATGCTCGCTTTCAAGTGCAAACCAATCCCTCACACACTTAGACCTAACAACTCTTCACTTCCTTGATCTCTCCTACAACTTCTTTGGTCATCCAATCGCCTCCGGTTGGTTTTGGAACgtaacaagtatcaaataccttGACCTTACTGGTACCTCTATGTATGGGCCATTTCCTGACTCACTCGCAAATATGACATCCCTCCAACAGTTAGCATTGAGCTACATGGGTAACGAAGCCACAATGACAGTAGACTTGAAAAATCTCTGTGATTTGGAAGACCTATCGCTTGACGGAAGCCTCTCATCTGGAAACATAACAGAGTTTCTAGATAAATTGCCAAGATGTTCGTCCAATAGATTGCAGTACTTGAGCTTGAGAAGCAACAATATGGTTGGAATTCTGCCAAACAGAATGGGGCACTTAACCAACTTATCATTGTTCGACCTTTCTTACAATAACATTACTGGAGCTATACCGCTGGGCATCAGGAATCTGTCTTCTTTAGAAAGCCTTCTTCTTTCCAGCAACCTTCTTACTGGAGCTATACCGCTAGGCGTCGGGAATCTCCCTTGTTTAGAAAGCCTTCATATTTCTAACAACCTTCTTACTGGAGCTATACCGCTAGGGGTGAGAAATTGCATTGAGGTTGATCTTTCCAATAACAAACTTAGTGGGCCTATACAACTAGGGATAGAGACTTGCACTAGATTACTGTACCTTGACCTTTCTTACAATAGCATTACTGGACCTATACCACCAATATTAGAGAACTGCACCAAATTATATCACCTTACTCTTTCTAACAACCTTCTTACCGGAGATATACCACCAGGGTTGGGTAATTACACTAGTTTGCAGTATCTTTCTCTTTCGAGCAACCATCTTACTGGACCTATACAGCTAGAGACAGTGAGTTGTACTACATTAGAAGTCCTCAACCTTTCTGACAACAATATTACTGGAGTTATACCGCCATGGTTGGGGAATTGCACTAGTTTGAGGCACCTTTCTCTTTCTAAGAACCATCTCACCGGGCATGTCCCATCTAAGATCGGTTTGCTCGGCAATTTGACTCAACTCGACCTTAGCAATAATAATTTAGATGGTGTGATCACGGAGGAACACTTGGTTTCTCTAAAGAACTTAGAGCACCTGGATCTATCACACAATTCTTTCTCAGGGCATCTGCCATCAGAGTTTGGAGCTACCGGCTTAGTAGAATTGACATTATCCTACAATTACTTTAGTGGGCATATTCCTGAATCTATTTGTATGTTGTGGGACCTACTTGTCATGGATTTATCAAACAACCTTCTCATGGGTGGACTTCCTCGATGTTCTCGAAAGCCTAACTTGGCTTTCGTCCTCTTAAGTCACAATAAGTTTTCTGGCAAGTTCCCATCATCGCTGAAGAACTACTCGAGTTTGGCATTCATGGATCTTTCGGTGAATAATTTCTATGGAACATTGCCATCATGGACTGGAGACTTGGTATATTTGCGCTTTCTGCAGCTAAGTCACAATTTATTGTGTGGAGATATTCCCGTGACCATCACAAATCTTAAACGTCTTCGGCAATTGAGTTTAGCAGGAAATAGTATATCTGGTGTTATACCTTGGTCTTTGTCAAATTTGACAGCAATGACCCAGAAACATCCAAAGAAACCTGGGGTTGACATGTTTGTATGGTACACCAGCCGTGTGGGTAAATTTAGAGAAGTTTGGCCTATTGTGATGAAGCGCCAGGAACTTAAGTATGGTGCTGGAATTTTTGATGTGGTCAGTATGGACCTGTCACTCAACAACCTAACAGGTGAAATTCCAGATGGGATAACCTCTCTCAGTGGGCTGTTGAATCTGAACTTCTCATTTAACCAATTGAGAGGAAAAATTCCAGGGAGGATTGGAGCTATGAAATCACTTGAATCGCTGGACCTCTCAAGGAACAACCTTTCTGGTGAAATCCCAACAAGCTTGTCAGATTTGACTTATTTAAGCTCCTTGGACTTGTCATATAACAATCTTATCGGAAGAATTCCACCAGGACGGCAACTTGACACCCTCTTCTTGGAGAACCCATCTATATACACAGGAAACATTGGTCTATGTGGCCCTCCTCTTGAAAGGAACTGCTCAGGAAACAATGCGCCAGAGCATGACAATCAACAGAAAATTGAGAAGGATTCTAAGCCTGTGTTGTTCTTTTACTTTGGACTTGGGTCTGGGTTTGTGGCTGGCCTCTGGGTCGTGTTTTGCACCCTACTGTTCAAGAAAATGTGGAGAGTTGCCTATTTCCACCTCGTTGACCAGTTGTATGACAAGGCATATGCGTTTGTGGTTGTTACTTGGGGCAGGATAAACCGTAAGGCGACAACAACTGAAGTGTGA